From the genome of Halorussus caseinilyticus, one region includes:
- a CDS encoding cupin domain-containing protein: MTEIVSLDDLTERPREVAFPGTEPKTVRLTLDAGEEVPAHRHPERQIVIYLVSGRLDVEIDGESNVLEPGDLLRFDGRREVAPTAENDSTALLVLAPRADDE; the protein is encoded by the coding sequence ATGACCGAGATAGTCTCACTCGACGACCTGACCGAACGCCCGCGCGAAGTGGCGTTCCCCGGTACAGAGCCGAAAACAGTCCGCCTGACGCTCGACGCGGGCGAGGAGGTCCCGGCCCACCGCCACCCCGAGCGACAAATCGTCATCTACCTCGTCTCGGGCCGCCTTGACGTGGAAATCGACGGCGAGTCGAACGTCCTCGAACCCGGCGACCTCCTGCGGTTCGACGGCCGACGGGAGGTGGCACCGACGGCCGAGAACGACAGCACCGCGCTGTTGGTGTTGGCTCCGCGGGCCGACGACGAGTGA
- a CDS encoding DUF2249 domain-containing protein, whose translation MPRVDVREMPPPERHTEIHDAFAEMDGGEVLEVVNDHEPKPLFYEMRAEVESFDPDGYEVEREGERTFVAQFPKQ comes from the coding sequence ATGCCGAGAGTAGACGTGCGCGAGATGCCGCCGCCGGAGCGCCACACCGAGATACACGACGCGTTCGCCGAGATGGACGGCGGCGAGGTCCTCGAAGTGGTCAACGACCACGAACCCAAGCCACTGTTCTACGAGATGCGGGCCGAAGTCGAGTCGTTCGACCCCGACGGCTACGAAGTCGAACGCGAGGGCGAACGGACGTTCGTCGCGCAGTTCCCCAAGCAGTAG